A genome region from Triticum aestivum cultivar Chinese Spring chromosome 2B, IWGSC CS RefSeq v2.1, whole genome shotgun sequence includes the following:
- the LOC123045864 gene encoding uncharacterized protein: protein MSYCQATTYKPLGGLTLDRPLGLGRTCRILPQHHSVWQHFSRSCKLQEKVYPRLVVAACHKRLGPVYASSGKGNLDPFSMESLNKAMDGAKKQQSIQGFLMEQMAKITGQGSGGNGGNNNRYGGSGGGPDGPDDESFTDSLYEVVQVVLATVAFVLTYIHIIRGEELYRLARDYTRYVVTGKRTSRLKRAMLNWRDFSDSITKNFSTQDDVYRSPVASEAPEAGSSSR from the exons ATGAGCTACTGCCAAGCTACAACGTACAAGCCTCTTGGTGGGCTCACTTTGGACAGACCATTAGGCCTTGGGAGAACTTGCAGAATACTTCCTCAACATCATTCTGTATGGCAACATTTTTCTAGATCTTGCAAGCTGCAAGAGAAAGTATATCCAAGGCTTGTTGTTGCTGCTTGCCATAAGAGGCTTGGTCCTGTATATGCCTCAAGTGGGAAGGGAAACCTTGAT CCATTCTCTATGGAATCTTTGAACAAAGCAATGGATGGAGCAAAAAAGCAACAGTCTATACAAGGCTTCCTGATGGAGCAAATGGCTAAGATTACAGGACAGGGGTCTGGTGGAAATGGAGGGAATAATAACCGTTATGGAGGCAGCGGTGGTGGTCCTGATGGCCCAGATGACGAATCTTTCACGGATTCATTGTATGAAGTGGTCCAAGTTGTGTTAGCAACTGTTGCTTTTGTACTCACG TATATCCACATCATCAGAGGAGAGGAGTTGTACCGCCTTGCAAGGGACTACACCAGATATGTCGTCACTGGCAAGAGAACGTCCCGGCTGAAGCGTGCCATGCTTAACTGGCGTGATTTCTCAGATAGCATCACAAAGAATTTCAGCACACAAGACGATGTGTATCGAAGCCCGGTCGCTTCTGAAGCCCCAGAAGCTGGTTCATCATCTCGGTGA